The nucleotide window CACTCAAAGACTAGGGGCTCTTGGTCAGGCCGGCGTCGCGCTCGACGACGTCACCGAGGACGTCGTCGATGGCGGTGAGCAGGTCTGCGTCGAGCTTCTGGCCGGCGGCCTTGACGTTCTCGTGCACCTGCTCGGGGCGCGAAGCCCCGATGATCGCCGAGGCGACGTTCGGGTTCTGCAGCACCCACGCGACGGCCAGCTGCGCGAGGCTCAGCCCGGCCTGCTCGGCGAGCGGTTCGAGCTGGGCGACGCGCTTGAGGACGTCCTCGTCGAGGAAGCGGGCGACCATGTCGGCGCCGCCCTTTTCGTCGGTGGCGCGCGAGCCTTCGGGGTAGGCCTGGCCGGGCTTGTACTTGCCGGTGAGCACGCCCTGCGCGATCGGCGACCAGACGATCTGGCTCAGGCCTTCGCGCTCGGAGGTGGGGATGACCTGCTCTTCGATGACGCGCCAGAGCATGTTGTACTGCGGCTGGTTCGACACGAGCGGGATGTGCAGCTCACGCGCGAGGGCGGCACCGCGGGAGATCTGCTCGGCGGTCCATTCGGAGACGCCGACGTAGAGGACCTTGCCCTGGCGCACGAGGTCGGCGAAGGCGACCATGGTCTCTTCGAGCGGGGTGTGCCGGTCGAAGCGGTGCGCCTGGTAGAGGTCGACGTAGTCGGTGCCGAGCCTGGTCAGCGAGGCGTGCGCCGACTCCATGATGTGCTTGCGGGACAGGCCGCGGTCGTTGGGCCCCTTGGGGCCGGTGGGCCAGAAGACCTTGGTGAAGATCTCGAGGCTTTCCCGCCGCTGCCCCTTCAGGCCGCGGCCGAGCACCGACTCGGCGGCGGTGTTGGCGTAGGCATCGGCCGTGTCGAAGGTCGTGATGCCGGCGTCGAGGGCGGCCTGGATGCAGGCACGGGCCTGGTCTTCCTCGACCTGGGAACCATGGGTGAGCCAGTTCCCGTACGAGATCTCACTGACGTTGAGGCCGCTACGGCCGAGACGACGAAACTCCATGGCCGCGAGCTTAGGCGGTAATCGTTTGCTTTGCTAACGACCTGGAGTGACTCCAGGCACGCCGGGGTCGCCGGATGTCATGAACGACTCTTTCATGACGTCCGGTGACATGAACGACTCTTTCATGACGTCCGGCCGGCGGTCGTGGACAGCAAGAAGCCGGGTGGAGGCTCGCTCCACCCGGCTTCTCGAAACCAGCTCAGTTGGGGATCGGGTCCCCCGGCTTCAGCCGCGGCTTCGGCATCCGCAGCCGGCGGATCTGGGACGCCCGCACGAACGCGTACCAGCCGATCGAGCGGCCGTTCACCGCTTCCTTCGGGAACTTCTCGCGGACCAGCTTCGCG belongs to Amycolatopsis tolypomycina and includes:
- a CDS encoding aldo/keto reductase family protein, producing MEFRRLGRSGLNVSEISYGNWLTHGSQVEEDQARACIQAALDAGITTFDTADAYANTAAESVLGRGLKGQRRESLEIFTKVFWPTGPKGPNDRGLSRKHIMESAHASLTRLGTDYVDLYQAHRFDRHTPLEETMVAFADLVRQGKVLYVGVSEWTAEQISRGAALARELHIPLVSNQPQYNMLWRVIEEQVIPTSEREGLSQIVWSPIAQGVLTGKYKPGQAYPEGSRATDEKGGADMVARFLDEDVLKRVAQLEPLAEQAGLSLAQLAVAWVLQNPNVASAIIGASRPEQVHENVKAAGQKLDADLLTAIDDVLGDVVERDAGLTKSP